The uncultured Bacteroides sp. DNA segment GTTTGAAGGCAGACTCCATTCATCACTAACGATGATTGTTTTATTTTTTGTTTCCTCGGCTGCTGTAATTAGCGTCTCGTGATCACGATGTGTTTTTCCGTTGCTGATAAATATTAATTCTTTTTGTTCTTTCTGGTAATTGAGTACCGAAATATTATTACTGTAAAAAGCTTTGTCAGGTCCCCATTGCATAAATACCATGGACGCAGAGGATTGTGGAAATTTGGTTGACATCTCTTTTTGAGCGTATTGACTTAGAAAAATTATTTTATCAAACCGTTCTACACTAAGTCTCTGTTCAAAAGGAGGATGGTGAAAGATTGCAATTAGTTTCGGACGGAATAGTCTTACTTTCTTTGCCATACCCAGAAAATCAACTGTGAAGTCAGCTGCTCCATATACGATGTCGTATTTTCGGGCTTTTCTATATATTCTTATCCAAGCAGGTATGAGCGATAGAAGTTTGAAAATTCGATTTTTGTAAGCTTTTGGAGCAGCAAGCATATAATCTACTGTGTATTTTCCCGTATCTATCAACTCGCTTGTACCAAACTGATGATGACTGGGAGAATTTCCCTGAAGATAAAGCTTTCTGGACTGGCTCATATCATAGTTGTTCAGAAACAGAATTGTTTTCATCGATTATATTCTTGATTATTATAGTTGTTCTGATTTATTAAAAGGAAATACAGCATCGAGTACTTTTTTCATCTGCTTCTGCCATGAAAGCTCTTTTACTGAGTCTCTTATTTCCTGGGGTTGCCATTGCCGGCTTTGATAAAAATTGATAATCTTCGTTATGTTTACTGTTGATTCGTCGGCCGGTACTTTCAATACGTAGGGTTGAGAATCAAAATCACTATCTGTTTCAGAATACACAAAAGGAATACCACGGGCGGCGTATTCTCTGTT contains these protein-coding regions:
- a CDS encoding glycosyltransferase family 4 protein, with the protein product MKTILFLNNYDMSQSRKLYLQGNSPSHHQFGTSELIDTGKYTVDYMLAAPKAYKNRIFKLLSLIPAWIRIYRKARKYDIVYGAADFTVDFLGMAKKVRLFRPKLIAIFHHPPFEQRLSVERFDKIIFLSQYAQKEMSTKFPQSSASMVFMQWGPDKAFYSNNISVLNYQKEQKELIFISNGKTHRDHETLITAAEETKNKTIIVSDEWSLPSNYNEDCVYAEIYYQNKPDDRKMIELLNRCSVLVIPTANSSRLLGPIGLTSFLDAVALGMPIITASNTVFADIVKEKQLGFVFQAGNLEELKNTMNLFNTNPELISEYGKNAYDFGEKNDIKVFGRQLQQIIEQL